A part of Uloborus diversus isolate 005 chromosome 6, Udiv.v.3.1, whole genome shotgun sequence genomic DNA contains:
- the LOC129224593 gene encoding pantetheinase-like gives MYVVAQMGDIQPCEGTCDSEKVEGCSVKCPPDEVFMYNTDVAFDREGNLVAKYHKRHPYFELLNSPEEPELVSFKTDFGVFGMIVCFDSVFDESVMLAAQGIDTLLFPTFWFDDILPLNSPEWQQSWALANKVNFLAANTQTPGLGSLGSGIFSKTDGALVYTYDPDGESKLLVANVKLREGAEVDTNSSITVIGKSSINTKQETGMNFPEICYDKAVGAAGNLYTDYRCFESQMENYTLVKLDKPSGKLEACSNEFCCSLTYTADDMQEDFYLTAFSGMNNVYGYYHWCEETCLLIRCDPFEEKPCALLPPNSKTVFRYLELRGRFTSDRIYPTVSKDKHRLAPKSEWKHKISGSEAKLKFRSQENVPLLKAGFLGRCYKRDPPFIPYYQF, from the coding sequence ATGTACGTAGTAGCACAAATGGGAGACATTCAGCCTTGTGAAGGCACCTGTGATTCTGAAAAAGTTGAAGGATGTTCTGTAAAATGTCCACCCGATGAAGTATTCATGTACAACACAGATGTGGCTTTCGATCGGGAAGGAAATTTAGTGGCTAAGTATCACAAGAGACATCCATATTTCGAACTTTTAAATTCCCCAGAAGAACCTGAGCTTGTGTCATTTAAAACAGATTTTGGTGTATTTGGTATGATCGTGTGTTTCGATTCAGTTTTTGACGAATCAGTCATGTTAGCAGCGCAAGGCATAGATACACTTCTGTTTCCAACTTTTTGGTTCGATGACATTTTACCCCTGAACTCTCCGGAGTGGCAACAGTCGTGGGCTTTAGCTAATAAAGTAAACTTTCTCGCTGCTAATACTCAGACACCAGGATTAGGATCATTGGGAAGTGGTATATTCTCCAAAACAGATGGTGCATTGGTGTATACTTATGATCCAGATGGTGAATCAAAATTATTGGTAGCTAACGTGAAACTACGAGAGGGCGCGGAGGTAGATACCAATTCCTCCATTACTGTAATTGGAAAATCATCTATCAATACAAAACAAGAAACAGGAATGAATTTTCCAGAAATATGCTACGACAAAGCTGTTGGAGCAGCTGGCAACTTGTATACAGATTACCGATGCTTCGAGTCCCAAATGGAAAACTATACACTTGTGAAACTGGATAAACCCAGTGGAAAATTAGAAGCTTGCAGCAACGAATTTTGTTGTTCCCTTACATATACAGCTGATGATATGCAGGAAGATTTTTATTTGACAGCTTTTAGTGGGATGAATAATGTTTATGGTTATTACCATTGGTGTGAAGAAACATGTCTTCTGATAAGGTGTGATCCATTTGAAGAAAAACCTTGTGCGTTGCTACCACCGAATTCCAAGACAGTGTTTCGCTATTTGGAACTGCGGGGAAGATTCACGTCTGACAGAATCTATCCAACAGTATCAAAAGATAAGCATCGCTTGGCGCCAAAATCGGAATGGAAACACAAGATCTCAGGTTCTGAAGCCAAGTTAAAGTTTCGCTCACAAGAGAACGTTCCTTTACTGAAAGCTGGCTTTTTAGGAAGATGTTACAAACGCGATCCTCCATTCATACCGTATTACCAATTTTGA
- the LOC129224916 gene encoding pantetheinase-like gives METGNVGRRSGQGRRWSTMLNEDHYLALTPRRHRSKITPCAVFILLPVLAFGKDYFTAAVFEHRPRGEFPQEPKTIITNNLRFYDKAAKVAAEKGTDIILFNEYGIFPYVLKDTRDNMRQFMEYIPDPKKIVFNPCVEEVKDRTILYTLSCIARSNKIYVVANMGDIQPCEGTCDSEKVEECSVKCPSDDVFMYNTDVAFDREGNLVAKYHKGHLYMELLNTPEPEFVTFKTDFGVFGMIVCFDSVFQESVMLAEQGIDTLLFPTFWFDDVFALNAVEWQQSWALANKVNFFAANTQTPGLGSLGSGIYSKFDGALVYTYDPDGESKLLIANVKLREDAKVDTKPSIIIIDETSVNIKDETGINFPDICFDKIVGEASNLYKDYRCFESLIENYTLVKLTDPSGKVEACHGGFCCSLAYTADDMQEDFYFAAFSGINILADYYQWCEETCLLIRCDPHEGKPCALFPPNSKTVFRSLEIRGRFSSEKIFPTVSKNKHRLAPKSEWYHKISGTEAKLKFRSQENVPLLKAGFLGRCYKRDPPFVPIYEF, from the exons ATGG AGACTGGAAATGTTGGCCGAAGATCAGGACAAGGTCGCAGATGGTCAACAATGCTCAATGAAGACCATTATTTAGCTTTAACGCCTCGGAGGCACCGAA GTAAAATCACTCCATGTGCAGTTTTTATCCTGCTACCTGTTTTAGCATTTGGAAAAGATTACTTTACTGCTGCTGTTTTTGAGCACAGACCAAGAGGTGAATTTCCCCAAGAGCCTAAAACCATTATTACCAACAATCTCAGATTTTACGATAAGGCCGCTAAAGTCGCTGCCGAAAAA GGCACAGATATAATACTATTTAATGAATATGGCATATTCCCCTATGTATTGAAAGATACTAGAGATAATATGCGGCAATTCATGGAATACATACCTGATCcaaagaaaattgttttcaacCCATGCGTGGAGGAGGTAAAAGATCGAACAATTTTATACACTCTTAGCTGCATAGCAAGAAGCAACAAGATTTATGTAGTCGCTAATATGGGAGACATTCAACCTTGTGAAGGCACCTGTGATTCTGAAAAAGTTGAAGAATGTTCGGTAAAATGCCCCTCCGACGATGTATTCATGTACAACACAGATGTGGCTTTCGATCGAGAAGGAAACTTAGTAGCTAAGTACCATAAGGGACATCTCTATATGGAACTTTTGAACACACCGGAGCCTGAATTTGTGACATTCAAGACCGATTTCGGTGTATTTGGTATGATTGTGTGCTTTGATTCTGTTTTTCAAGAATCCGTTATGTTGGCAGAGCAAGGTATAGATACACTTCTTTTCCCAACATTTTGGTTTGATGATGTTTTTGCCCTGAATGCTGTAGAATGGCAGCAATCATGGGCATTGGCCAATAAAGTAAACTTTTTTGCTGCCAATACTCAAACACCCGGATTAGGATCATTGGGAAGTGGCATATATTCCAAATTCGATGGTGCATTAGTTTACACTTATGATCCAGATGGTGAATCAAAGCTTTTGATAGCGAACGTAAAACTACGGGAAGATGCAAAGGTCGATACTAAACCCTCTATTATTATCATTGATGAAACGTCTGTCAACATAAAAGATGAAACAGGGATCAATTTCCCTGATATCTGCTTTGATAAGATTGTTGGAGAAGCAAGCAACTTGTATAAAGATTACAGGTGCTTCGAATCTCTAATTGAAAACTACACTCTAGTCAAATTAACAGATCCCAGCGGCAAGGTAGAAGCATGTCATGGTGGATTCTGTTGTTCACTTGCATACACAGCAGATGATATGCAGGAAGATTTTTATTTTGCAGCTTTTAGCGGGATAAATATTCTCGCGGATTATTATCAGTGGTGTGAAGAAACATGTCTGCTGATAAGGTGTGATCCACATGAAGGAAAACCGTGTGCGTTATTTCCTCCAAattctaaaacagtttttagaTCTTTGGAAATCCGAGGAAGattcagttctgaaaaaatatttccgACTGTGTCAAAGAACAAACATCGTCTGGCGCCAAAGTCGGAATGGTACCACAAGATATCTGGGACTGAAGCCAAATTGAAATTTCGCTCACAAGAGAACGTTCCTTTGCTCAAAGCAGGATTTTTAGGCAGATGTTACAAACGTGATCCACCATTCGTACCAATTTATGAATTTTAA